A single Pieris rapae chromosome 2, ilPieRapa1.1, whole genome shotgun sequence DNA region contains:
- the LOC123690091 gene encoding chymotrypsin-1-like, producing MFKALVIFLFLLWDARGETNNDLDSRVIGGEDAADSSAPYIASIRRFLFEGLTETMHICGGTILTQKWILTAAHCTFRVPTHTVQVMVGTNKRTSGGNSYDVNSIVTHEDYNANTLKNDISLLKIVGSIKFDTNIQPIKLPTSDIGAGAMCTLKGWGKTDSQVAPENLQVVYNLTTIYVEECNRRLDNVSKKFLPIIDKQLCTLNKERKGTCKGDSGGPLISGGVQVGIVSWGVPCAKGKPDVYTRLKTKLW from the exons ATGTTTAAAGCTctcgttatatttttatttttgctatgGGACGCGAGAG GTGAAACAAATAACGATCTGGATTCCCGCGTTATTGGTGGGGAGGACGCAGCTGATAGCTCTGCCCCTTATATAGCATCAATCAGACGTTTTCTTTTCGAGGGACTCACAGAAACAATGCATATCTGTGGTGGCACCATCCTAACTCAGAAATGGATTTTAACTGCTGCTCATTGCACCTTcag AGTCCCAACCCACACTGTCCAAGTAATGGTAGGAACTAACAAACGCACTTCTGGTGGAAACTCGTACGACGTAAATTCCATCGTCACCCACGAGGATTACAATGCAAATACATTGAAGAATGACATCTCACTTCTTAAGATCGTTGGTTCTATCAAGTTTGATACTAACATTCAACCAATAAAGCTACCAACGAGTGATATAGGCGCTGGTGCAATGTGCACACTTAAGGGATGGGGTAAGACTGAT TCACAGGTGGCTCCTGAAAACCTTCAAGTGGTctataatttaacaacaatatatgTGGAAGAGTGCAATAGAAGGCTTGATAACGTATCTAAGAAATTTCTTCCAATTATTGACAAACAACTTTGCACATTAAATAAGGAAAGAAAGGGAACGTGTAAA GGAGATTCTGGTGGACCCCTCATTAGTGGTGGTGTACAAGTTGGCATTGTATCATGGGGTGTTCCTTGTGCTAAGGGGAAACCTGATGTTTATACAAGG CTAAAGACGAAACTTtggtaa